The genomic segment TCCTCAGGATGAAGGCAGAGTATGCGGCAGCAGTTTCAGCGGGCCCAATGCTGATTAGCCTCATCCTGAGGAGACCGCGGAGCGGTCGTCTTGAAGGACGAGGCGCTTGCGCAGACCCTTCCAAGCGGTCGTGTGTGATAGCTTTTGCGCGTGCGTAGAGAGGTCGCGCCGAAGGCGCGGGTTCACCGCAACCCTCTCCCCGCAAGCGGGGCGAGGGGGCATGCAAGCCGTTGCCGGCTGCTGGCCCTGCCATGGACGAACGTCCTCCCTGGACTCGCGATCCTCTTTCGGGATCGCGTTGCCGGCATCCTAGCCAGGCGGCGAGGGCGACGTTTGATCGTGAGTATCTTTTCGTGGCCTGCGCTCAGGCGCGCAAAACCTTGGCGGCGCGACGATAATCGGTCGGGGCCATCCCGACATTGGCAGCGAAGAAACGCGTGAAACCGCTCTGCGAGGAGAAGCCGAGGTCGAAGCCGATGTCGGCGATCGGCGTCTCGCTCGCCACCAGCGCTTCGAGCGCCTGTTCCATGATCAGCGTGTTGAGATAGAGGTTCGGCGTGACGCCGGTCTGCACGCGGAACAGCCGGTAGAAATGCGGCCGCGACAGGCCGGATTCGCGCGCAATGGTGTCGAGCTCGATTTCGGCGCCTGGACTCTCCGACATCATCTTGATGCACTTGCGCACGCGAAAGTCGGTGACGCCGCCTGCGCGCGGATCGCGCGCGATCTCGGCCTGCTGCCAGCTTTCGTCGTAGCAGATGTCGATCAGCCGCCTCAGCTCGGAATCCAGGCTGGAGAGCGATGGTGCGCCGCACACGAGCGCAGCGGTCCGCCTGATGTGCTTGTCGAGCGCGGGCGTGCGCCTGAACTGGGTGCGGCCGAAGCGCAACCGGTCGGAGCCGGAGGCATCCGGCGCAAACCATTCGGCGTTGACGTAGAGCACGAAGAAGATGGCGCCGCCGTCGAGATCGGTTGGCAGGAAGTTGTGCGGTTCCCAAGGATTGACGGCGACGACCGACGTCTCGGTGAGATCGTAATGCCCGTCGGAGACATCGATGCATGCGGGCATGCCGCCGACATGGAAGATCAGATGACCTTCGCGATGGGCGTGGATATTGAAAGGGCGGTTCAATTGATAAACCGTCGCCCGGCCGAAGCGGCCATGGAAGACGGCGAGCGCACGGCTCATGCCTTCCCCTCCCGAACGTTCTTGTCTTTTCGGCCAGCCTTCAACAACACCGCCAAGATTGCAAGAGCGGAGAGCGACCGCGTCAGCGAGTCGCTCCCCGGTTGCGTGCCTGATGTGATGCGTCAGTACTTCTTACATTCCGGCACAGTGCGGCTCGGCAGGCCAATCTTGGAGAACACGGCCGGATCGTAGCCGAGCGTCTGGTTCACGTTCGGGATCACCTTCACGACCTTGCTGAACAGTGCGCCCTTGCCGTCGTCGACGACCTCGGTGACGAAGTTGGTACCGATCGCCTGGCGGTTGGAGTCGAGCTTGATCTTGCCGTTCGGCGCGTCGAGCTCGATCTTAGCCAGTGCTTCCTTGTACTTGGCCTGGTTGTTGGAGAGGTCGCCATTGACCTGACGCAGTGCGAGGATCAGCGCCATGGTTGAATTATAGTAGTTGGTGGCGAGCAGCGACGGGCTCGGGAAGCGCTTGTTGGGCGGGAAGGCGTCCTGATAGGCCTTCACGAACTTCTGCCAGCCCGGATCCTCCCAGGTGTCGGCCTGGCCGCTCGCCGCGATGGTGCCGATCAGGGCATTCTTGGCGTTGCCCTTCGACGACAGGATGGTCTGGTCGATCATGATGGAACCACCCATCAGATGCGCCTTGCCGCCGGCCTGCTGATACTGGTTGAGGAAGTTGACGGCATCGGCGCCGCCGAGCCCGAGATAGATGGCATCGACGTCGTCGGGCAGAGCGGCGATGACCGAGGCGAAGTCCTTCGTTCCCAGCGGCACCCATTGCCGGTTGGTGACCTGTCCGCCGGCGCCGCAGAACTCGAGCACCAGCCCGAACACCTGGGTGTAGATGAAGGAATAGTCCTCGCCGACGGTCGCGAT from the Bradyrhizobium sp. WBAH42 genome contains:
- a CDS encoding ABC transporter substrate-binding protein, with translation MSKCSIGLLALSSLFLSGAAIAQEKIKVGVTATLEGTYTVLGEDGMRGHQTALNVLGKKVGDKELEFIVASTDATPDSAVRAVRKLIEQDKVQILLSPLSGDEGIAVKNFAKTHPELTFINAASGAQETTYVDPAPNFFRYNMDGAQWQIGLGKYAYEEKKYRKIATVGEDYSFIYTQVFGLVLEFCGAGGQVTNRQWVPLGTKDFASVIAALPDDVDAIYLGLGGADAVNFLNQYQQAGGKAHLMGGSIMIDQTILSSKGNAKNALIGTIAASGQADTWEDPGWQKFVKAYQDAFPPNKRFPSPSLLATNYYNSTMALILALRQVNGDLSNNQAKYKEALAKIELDAPNGKIKLDSNRQAIGTNFVTEVVDDGKGALFSKVVKVIPNVNQTLGYDPAVFSKIGLPSRTVPECKKY
- a CDS encoding AraC family transcriptional regulator codes for the protein MSRALAVFHGRFGRATVYQLNRPFNIHAHREGHLIFHVGGMPACIDVSDGHYDLTETSVVAVNPWEPHNFLPTDLDGGAIFFVLYVNAEWFAPDASGSDRLRFGRTQFRRTPALDKHIRRTAALVCGAPSLSSLDSELRRLIDICYDESWQQAEIARDPRAGGVTDFRVRKCIKMMSESPGAEIELDTIARESGLSRPHFYRLFRVQTGVTPNLYLNTLIMEQALEALVASETPIADIGFDLGFSSQSGFTRFFAANVGMAPTDYRRAAKVLRA